The DNA segment CCCTTTTGCTGGGTTTCACTCGCCCGATAACAGCGGCAAGAGAGCGGCCCCAAGCAACTTCCGGTCACGGGCCTCATCAATCTGCTGCGCCGGAACACAAAGCGTGTTTTTAAGGTCTTCCACTGTGCGTAAACTCTATCTTTAAGTTTCGAGATAGAATACATGCGCATTACGCCTTAATATTAATGGATGAAATTTCTCGTATTACTTGCGGTAATGCTGATTCGTAAAATTGTCGTTATGTACGGATGAACAGCgttgaaaatctgcgggcttagattttaacgcactACTTCTACTCGATATGGTGGCGAACGCTTTTCTTGCTCGCTAGATTTAGCAGGCTACGTCGGTGAGCAAAATCGAAAGTGATTTGAAAACAGTGAAAGGGTCTTACATACGATGGATATACAAGGTATGCAGCATAAATAATGAGAAACGTGCACAGCACGATCGCCTGGATTGTCTACATAACTCATATCCcaacatagagtttcatattattaTAGCTACAGGGacatctggcgctgcgatcgttcaactatcatgggaatgatgggaagcataGGCCGAGGATTCGTATTGTGTTTATTGGCTAACTAGTCTAcagtcttttttttcccctttgcagCTTTGGTTGCGCTTCAAGCGCAATTGCTACAAGCCGCAGTGAAGCAGTGCGACGCAAAGCTCTCTGTCTTCGTTCTGCTGCTCGAAGTGCCGATAGCGCGTTGGGCCAGCGGCTGggccgatgtttgtgtcgcggtgtggtgacGAATTTccgacgagaaagcgacggcatcgtaaacgttcaaagaacgtgttttgaccgtttggaccTTGGCTTGTTAAACGTGTTATGTTGGTGCCGTAGGTTTACGTGCTTTATCAAACATCAGAAGAGCAACAAGAAGGTACTAATGGTACAAGCACGTTACCACGTACATGCTCTATGCTTAGGACCTATAAAGCACGTAGATAACGTGACGTACCTACTGATAAGCTTGAGTGGAGCATTCATTAAAATGCGTCGCGATTAGGCATCTACTGGTGCTTACTCCAGGCGCGACTGATCGGGCCGGCGTCTACCGGCCCACCGGTTatttgccctacgcattacatggcctgcccagcttgaTTAATTTCTCataatgtcaaatagaatatcggctttccccgtttgccctctgatccacactgcACTCTTCCCGTCTCTTCGGTTGCATGCAACATCTTTCGTTCAGTCGCTCTTTTGCGTGGTCAGTATGTAGATGCAACCTACCGCTTTGGTATACAGCTGTTTGCCTTCTTGTACATGCGCGCATTCGCAATGCGAGCCTTAAATCTGTAAAGTTTAGCTGCGCACATGAGCTGGGTTTTTAATAACCTGCCAGTAACCTTTTTCTACTAGTGATGCAGAGTGTAATAGAAAGACGGCTGACGGCTTCTATACCGCATTTTGTttcagttgtacttctagtggcgtGGCGATCAAATTTTATTGATCGCTTCATTGCGcatgctcgtttatgtgctcattgaaatgtatTTTTCAGGGCATTTGAGAACACACTTACATGTGATAGGAAAGGCTGCTGCTTCCCGGCTGTAGTCTGCTGTAGCAAAATGGGTAAGCGCAAAGCCACTAGCGCCATAACAGCTGCTGGCACCCGCTTCACAAGAAGCCGTGCGTCTATAGATTATAATGAAggatactcgtaggaggccacaagcgtcccAGCTAGCAATGCAGCAGACGTGCTTAAacgtacttgaagacgttcagcaatcgtgacagccgacgcagcctttcgaaagagcgcgACAGTTCGCAAGTGCCTATCGTGTGCGAGAGAAGTCGCGTTCGcggcgagcaggcgtcgtagcagacgacactcgtAACATTCCTCTCAAAGGCGCAATGCTTTCTCAcaatacaatatttttttatttctataaatTATTAACGAGTATTCCTATATAAGCACacgcacggttgttattgctcttgtgaaaataaataaataattattcgctGGCGCTAAACCGGGAACAGAATAGCAGAACACTGCATACCGTAGTGTGCCCTGGTGGTAAACCGTGTTTcgatctcaaagtcatacaaagttctTGTAATGCATTGTGCATTATATAAggtactgcagaaataaaattacattTTACGCCAAAATATGTTAGTgcagcttcgtttactgcgccgcaagaaAATGCAATTAGTCTAAAAATCGAAGTCTATTTGAAGCCTGTAATTCCCATCATTCCATGTAGGTAGAGGCAACGCTCAGGAAAGCCGCCGCATACACTAGTGCCATATTTCCCGCTAGGGTAtatatttagaaactctatgtatcccaataaaacgctcgtgcaccgtgcattCGGTGCGCGTTAAACAACCGCAAGTGACCAAAATCAATATGGAGTTCAGTACTTACTGCGCGCCTTATAACGAGGtcatggttttagcacgtaaaaccccggagtTTAATTTTAACGTTTACAGGCACATTAAAGGCGTAGGTGCCCGCCTATTCTACAGCGAAGCTATGggtggctagggttccgtgcatttctcttgcgaaaaaaaaaaccatagggCGATTCCGGCGATAGTGCActacctggccgacccgcggcggaggtaaagcaggcttcGAGCACTGCGCCAAATTGCAAAAATAAGTCTATTATGttgggtccaaatagaacccGTATCTGATAGTAAGCTGCTAAGAACAGACACGAAAATTTGATCCGCGTCGGCGATGTCTACCTTCGCACCGCACTCTCTTTGTCCTTGTTCCAAGCGCTTGCTTTGctactttccttccgctctcccgtggtggcgctACTGTCTTCCGCGCGAATGTATATAAATATCACGCTAAATGAGCTCGCACCTTCGttaaaattctgtgtcacctctgtgtcgtgtgctcagCAGCTTCGCTAGTCAACAACCTTCACAGAGCGTAATGGCTCGTGATTCTTTACATATGTGGCATACGTCGCTCGGCGGAAAGTGGAAACCGCGCAATCTTGAGTGTCCTCCTCCCCCATTGTGACCAGCGCAGCTTTCCAACTAACACTGTAACAAACAAGGGACATGCGTAGAGACTTGCTGTTTAGAAACTGCGATTGCGCATGCGCACCTTTATGTTGCTGTTTCTATGTGTGTGCTGAACACAGCGTTATAATTTCGCTCAATGACAATGCATCTAGAAAAAGTGGCACTCACAAAGGTGGACAATGAGAAGGGTCTAAATAATTTCCTTTGAAGATTTTCCTTCGTATGTGCTTTCTTCCTCTTGCGTTAATTTTACAGCGCAAGCTGGTACGGGCTCAATCGAATAGCCATTTCCGTTGGCGATGTTGTCCGACGCCGCCGCCGGTGTacgtcgcagctatcgccaggaatgagAACGAAATACCCAGTTCCTGCCGTGATCGAACCCGAGCCCTGTGCGCGGAAGCCAATACCACTTCACCACGACAGCGCTTTCTAGCTGCGGCGGAAATATGCCCTATACAggcgtcctagcgcgcgaggagtcACGCGATGTGAGTTGCGCGTCGCGTAAAGTCGATACGTGCACAATTTACAGTGTTGTATTGCACCAGGTGccacgacatgtagcagttgcatcgtaTTGTGCCACGTGTAAAGGAATGTAACATGCGCAGCCGCGTAGTGTCGATACCTGTTTACCCTTCAATagacgttatggcgcctcctcgcaaagtAGGAACCACTGCTGAAAAAGCAAATCGGAGAGCTGCGCACGAGGCTGCACTCAGGCAACGTCGGCctcagcagaccactgtgcagaCAGCAGCACAAGACGTCGTCGACGCCGGCCAGACAGTTCagttcgttctcgtgaaaacgatgGTCTCCAATGGAGCCGCATTTACAGCTTACGCAGTGACGGTGTTGCGTGCGCCGCGCAGTCCTGTGGCGTTTTCTCAACAAATATTTTCAAGAATGCTCATTGTTGTAAAGCATCACCCGTATGTAAACAGTCTAAACGCTGTGAGTTCTTAGAAAAAGACACGCGAGCTTCAATGCTGCCACACACAAGGCTCGGTCGGCTTGTTGCAAAGAAGCTATCACCGCATTCATCCGTCATAGAGAGCATTCGCGTTTTTCTCACCTTGTATTGGATCGGTGCTTCCGGTGCTGTCATGTACAGCTGACTCTCCTGCTCGTAGCTGGGTCGGCTGCCCTTACTCTTCTGTGGACCACCAGCGGTGACACCCTTTTGTCCCAGGGCGTCGCTGCGGGCTTTGGCGTCAGCCTGGTGTTCATGCCAGGAGCCTTGCTTTGACTTTAGAGACGCCTGCTGTTGAGGGACATCGCGAGGCGCCGACGATATGGGTTTGGGAGCCAGCGGCTTCGCAATATATAAAATGTCTTCGCCTTTAGACACTGCAAGGCTTTTGCGGCGAATGTTGGCCACGGGCGGTGCAGCTGTGGCCGCGTTTTCTTCAGCGGCGCAATACCCGGAACCTCGTCTAGATGTTCCAGGTACCTGACCCGTTGGCTGGCGTGCTTCGGCAGACGCGGGCATAGTCGATGACGGCTTAGCGAGCTCAAAGGCGCCTTTACCTTCACGCAGCGCGAGGCTCTTGCGACGAAGGCTAGCCGTTGGGGAAGGAGTTGCGGCCGTCTTTTGTTCAGCAGTCTCACACCTGGAGCCACGCCGGCTACTTGCTGGTACCTGACCCGGCGGCTGACGTGCTTCGGGAGGCGCCGGCACCGCTGGCTCGTTAGGCAGCCGCTTCACGGGATCTAAGATGTCTTCATCTTTAGACAGCGTTCGGCTTTTTCGTCGCAGGTTGGCCATGGGCGACGATGTTGCGGCCGCTTTTTCGTGGCTCAGTGTATCGCCAGAGATCGCGGGGTtgcgcttcttctttcttctcttcgCAGTAGCTTCCGGGATACTGCTACGGCAGCGGATTGGGAGGAGTGTTTTACTTTTTCTGTTTTGCTGTCGCTACAATGCACACGGTGAGGATATACGAAGAATTTATATTTCCAGATTAGCAAAGAGGTAATGCTAAGCTACACCATTATAACGTGTGGTTAAGGGTAGTGTTCTTGTCTGCTACGCTGCACTGGGTCGGATAAGGTGGAGCTAAAGTGGGCTGGAGGATGGTGGTTACAAGAGCAGTTACAAGAGCACGTTAGTTGTCCATACAGTTGCGTGTTGTATGTTCCGTGGAAGAAATGCAACATGCCTTGTCTTGTCAATACATCTTATCTTTGGTGAAcccatgaacaaaaaaaaaattggcaattccgcccgaaaggcgaagcaccaattatggtagcaaattagtacatagctgtgcgaagtaagtatagtagttttattggccgtataatcttgtaaacattcgcttactaactaaatgaacaatgaTACAATGTACAAAagcgactcaacgaggacgtagaaagaaacagacacatggagacagcgctgtccttgcgtgtctgcttctttcttcgtccttgttcagtcgcgctctACCTATCCAGCATGgattcgaaccaactagcccgtaaacatgttttaactaaattaataagcgcgACCGCGCGctcgcacaggtaaacatgaacacacatcgctcgttAAAACGGAAACTGTCTGGGAAAACGCTGTaattaggaatcgcggcagtagccGCGAGCTAATTGACCTCCATGCGTATGTCGCTTCAACGCCCACGAAACCTCGatagcacagcacatacgaagctaccggcactacccGCACTCTGAAaacttcgcagatcgctttgaagatcaGGCCGACGCGGGCACGCACTTAAGCCCCGTCGCATACCGCTTTCAAGACGCGCGAGCGCCGGCAGCACGTCCCTACAGCGTCCGCCAAAGGCATCTACTACGACGTcagcgattcgcgtggccaacgccgtagtagacgccgcggttgtgtccactctgCACGAGCGGCGGGCGAAGAGGACATCGAGCCCCCGTAACAGCCACcgcagaagaacgcccctcctccctcgcctcacccccctgcctcgcgcgccagagaagagggcacgcatccgggccgctttctcgctcgcgcacgcaaggtttaaccacgttcgccggctcaccctcacacgctttcactcatacggaacctcacgatgACGCAGATGGCAGAAATccgcctcgagtgtccatataattcctacGGCGATAATTGTGCGCAGTTCTGCTAtggcaaacaccagagaccagtggagctgggggaaaAGTCAAGGCTTAAGAAAAATCCATGTCGTTTTCCTCTGTGGCGGGTTCCGGTTGGGACGGCGCGCCTATAGCGGCGCCCGCCGCAACGGAAGTGATTTGTTGAGACGCCATATGCGTCCGTGTCGTGTGCCAGAAGCTGCACCGGCGCGACGCGGCGGCAACCGCTGCGCCTTAGCTCTCATGCATGGGCTCCAACGCCGTGTACCTTGTAGCTTCTTGAAATCCGCCGAAGCAAGCATgcgggtttttatcggagagcaatgacgtcacaccccCTGCGTCCCCGCCGCGCCACTCCTTCTCCCCCGCTAAGCTCCACGCATCCTCGCCGCGTCGCTACGCTGCATGacgctatttttatactctgctttcactctctctcagctatCTGTGCCCCGGCTCGACGAATCGGCGAACGTCAAGAAAACCCCAgtgaggttctaacagctccactctAATAAAGTATTTCGAGAAAGGCCGTGCGCATGGTACGCACGCATTTAAAAAGACTGTGAAACGAgtttgatgattttgtacaaacgtacttctgatcattaagtgacacaTTTAAACGCCCCACGTAAACTGTGTAATTTACTGTAAGGTTTTAAAATGTGCATCGCCACCAACTCCCTGTGTTTTCAGCGGCCCCTCCTAGTAGACGTAGTTATTCCAATTGACATTATTTGGGCGAGCTATCGAGATTGCTACCCAGGTCGCGTAATCGATCATTTTTCTAACCTTGCGGTGAAGAAATGTTGTTCGtgatagttggaatgttggttcTTGGCTTCTATAAAGAAAAATAACAGAAGGAGAATGCACAACGACagtttatcactacactcaaatACTTCTGGCACAGAACAAGTGCCTGCTTGTGTTACAGCGCGCTCCTTGACGCGAGCTGCGCGGACAGTGTTGGTCTAGATCTTTGTTTTCGCAAGCACCATGGTTCAcccttgttgcgttgtgggctgcaaacgtagcgatcaGCGATGTGTCAAACTGCGACTTAATGctcctctgcaaggcagcagacgagcgaagTCACTGCAGCGCATCGTACTGTTGACATCCGATCGGCACCAGCACCTATACGCGTTTGCGGCAGTCACTTCCAGCCAGAAGAGTATTACCGCAATAGCGAGTTTTACCGTATCCGATATtcgggcaaacgcaagcgcaagcggACTGAGCCTGGGCATTTTACcggatgagcggaggcgcaaGCGTGAGCAGCCTGCTCGGTGCAGCCATCTGATGGCCCAGAGCACAATCAGACAGACACAGAGCTAACATAGCAGTAACCAAgcgtattctactttgctgctggtgaaaATTTTCGGCACGAGCTTAATCGTGAACACATCGTACCTTAAACGTTTGAAATCGTTTACACCTGGTTACAGCAACACTAGCTACTTTTGgctggttaaagggacactacagcgaaacaataaatcagtttagactaatgaagccttgtttgagaaccctgcaggtagTCTTTTCAAAAAAgtattgtttgattattagatgagaaaatgaaggtccaagtatcagtatttgaatttcgcgccgaaaccccagcgccggtacgtcagcgtgacgtcagggattacaaagtatgttttcgcatttgggccgcgttggctgaataaaggttcccgaaacttgccatgtttaatattcggttcctttagaacacaatgtagtcaatctgcaccgctatatatagttagtaggccctagaagacgccatcaaaatctaaggcgtcacagcccccaggtgcgggaaccaAAGTAGGCGTTGCCACCCGTATTTCCTTCTTGCGCTTTTTATGGCTCACCAAACGTCTTTTCGTTGTAGGAGTGATGTTTTTGGTTTTGTAGAGCGGTAATATACTGATGAGGAAGAAATGacttttcactttagtgtccctttaagctcagtgccaccaggcggctgcaccgcgcAGGCCGCTCTGGCAGCTCACGTTTACGCTAAGCCCCTTCAACACCGCTGTAGTAGTATCGATAGGACTCtagtttacgcctccgcccatcCGTCAAAGCGTCCAGGTTGGTTATggttgccggaataccggacacgctcggCGCTGCAACAAAACGCTCGCAACGCAAGCTGCTTGGATCACTCTCGcggcgcatttatttatttatttatttacaatacccctaaaggccctcgaaggagggcattacataggggggggggggggctagaagaaaagcaagtgtacattcaggtacagcatacataaaacgaaaaacatttacaagacacgcgttttttgttttcgttcaacAAGGCAGCGTAGTCATCATAAGGAAAcaagacacaaaaaaaaacgttacatAAAAACGTCAGGAGCAAGCAACAAATCACAAAGCATAAGAATTATCAGGTAAAAACAATAAGGAAACACAACATTTTAACAGCTTCTCACAGTAGTGCAAATTGTTTCTTTAAATTTGGCtatgtcagtttccatggctatgtatgaGGGTAAATCGTTCCAATCGATGATAGTGCGTGGTACGAAGGATTGAGGGAAAGTTAATGACCGACACAaaatgcgtttcactttgttagggtgatcgcggcgaggaaagataatcggcggtgactgaaagaaatcatcacgaagtgaggaatggtggaaaattttatgaaatagtgataaGCGGGAATGTTTTGCTGTGCAGGCACGCACAGCACGGGGGGCGCAGACCGAATCTCAGTGACACATCAAGCCAAAAGGTCCCAGATGGTCAGGCCGCAGGCTACTGGGGCACCGTACCGAACTCCGGTGCCGGACAACGCCCCCTTATGTACCGTGCAGCACCTGGTTGTGTATCCGCTGCCGGCACGCACAGCACGGAGGGCGCAGACCGGATCTGTGTGATACATAAAGCCAAAAGGGCTCAGGTGGTCACGCTGCACGCTACCAGGCCACTGTACTGTACCGGGGCACTGTACACAAAAGAGTCGTAATTACTCCTGCCGCTCACCCACTATTCCCTTAATTTCCTTACGTTGAcgtttagagcactgggcagaaatcagaTTGCGTCAGAACCGTCACGGGCCCTTGCGATGGattgttttaattagacagtcggatttccCGGGTCCGTGCCAGTTctgagttggctgttttctgccgACCGAAGAAGGCTAATCTAAGCCGCAAGCAAGGCTGCTTAGCCCGCACAAAAGTGGTTCGGGCTAAGCCGCACCGCTTTTCACGGTGGCGAGCCTCGCCCAATCCTGGTGCACTGCCCTTCTGTACCCCAGCCCGACCGGCTCACccctcagagccaatccttttcccAAGGTAACGGATCCGTTTTGCGGGCTTCTCTTACATACATCGGTCTATCGACTAGAGGTGCAAGAAGCACTGaaagtttttatttttcacattttcttttttccacactACATTGCAGTATTTTTCATGTTCGCCGGAAATGTGTCGTATATCTAGCCACGTTCATGGCCGCGCGTGCGGGTGACTCCGAAACCACggtgttagaaccattgagaaatattATGTCGTGTCACCTGCTGCGATCAAGCAAAGCCCCTATTGCGCGGAaaatttcaagcatgttttcaagcATTCGAGGTATTTGAACTTTATGACTGACTCGAAGTCGGCGCATCGTGCACGATATCATTTTTAAAGGCAGTCGGAGTCGGCTGTATAGTTTTTGCCTAGCCGAATTCACGACCACCTGCGTATGTGTGGTCGTCGGTATGCTTGTAGGGTTTACCTAGCCGAGTTCAGGGCCGTCTGCGCACGTACGATTCCGGAACCacgaggccagaaccgtttagaaatcgttctttATTGAGTTACCCATAAATCAAAGAAGTCTTTAGGTATGTAGGGCCCTCGGGGCTGTACTTGTCCGTGAttaggtagcctcgccgcctgtGGGTTTATCtaactgagctatgtcgaatgctcggctgccatagtcggaagttcgaatcccgctataagagtttcttttttttttttgta comes from the Dermacentor variabilis isolate Ectoservices chromosome 2, ASM5094787v1, whole genome shotgun sequence genome and includes:
- the LOC142571112 gene encoding uncharacterized protein LOC142571112, whose protein sequence is MANLRRKSRTLSKDEDILDPVKRLPNEPAVPAPPEARQPPGQVPASSRRGSRCETAEQKTAATPSPTASLRRKSLALREGKGAFELAKPSSTMPASAEARQPTGQVPGTSRRGSGYCAAEENAATAAPPVANIRRKSLAVSKGEDILYIAKPLAPKPISSAPRDVPQQQASLKSKQGSWHEHQADAKARSDALGQKGVTAGGPQKSKGSRPSYEQESQLYMTAPEAPIQYKGHQQPEPPEKGYAQLTSPQSDLDNQQTNMSWPCMLCTLTLLVALVFFLILFMVESSEKLASLEKTTIPSTLVAHTATQALERKMVESTTQPDADVPASAECATTIESSVEEEEDDDVQTTFATTVHGDVDEEALAPPWAETS